In Rhodamnia argentea isolate NSW1041297 chromosome 11, ASM2092103v1, whole genome shotgun sequence, one genomic interval encodes:
- the LOC115744050 gene encoding RNA-binding protein 39 has protein sequence MDFDEYEYLEKTVESQDGRDNSSKPKRSKEGASEKSEKSYRKRDVDEDVDGEERRSKKSRNGEEENGSRRVRDRERDRDEKDRVSRRDKDRHRSGREGDRDRDGEREKDRERERSSREKEKEKDRDRDRERDKEKEREKEKERERREKERERRERDKEKEREEKEKEKEKEKERERARRSSSRRSQSPSRSQRSSSRSRKHDGDFDREREIEFRDSRRFKDKKEAVEPEADPERDQRTVFAYQMPLKANERDVYEFFSKAGKVRDVRLIMDRNSRRSKGVGYIEFYDAMSVPMAIALSGQLLLGQPVMVKPSEAEKNLVQSTATGAAGTAGAYGATDRKLYVGNLHFNMTESHLKSIFEAFGPVELVQLPLDPETGHCKGFGFVQFAQLEHAKAAQSVNGKLEIAGRFLKISSVTDHVGAQDTTAKSADLDDDEGGLALNAQSRALLMQKLDRTGIATSIAGSLGVPALNGAPNQQAGSLPLNKQAAVPMPMLPAQVISAATEAVGSPTECLLLKNLFDPATETEPDFDLDIKEDVEEECSKFGRVKHIYVEKNSAGWVYLRFENVPAAMNAQRAMHLRWFAGRSISAIFMPPHEYEAKFKGVA, from the exons ATGGACTTCGACGAGTACGAGTATCTGGAGAAGACGGTGGAGAGCCAAGACGGCCGCGACAACTCGTCCAAGCCGAAGAGGAGCAAGGAGGGAGCTTCGGAGAAGAGCGAGAAGAGCTACAGGAAGCGCGACGTGGACGAGGACGTGGACGGCGAGGAGCGGAGGAGCAAGAAGTCGAGGAATGGGGAAGAGGAGAACGGCTCCAGGAGAGTCCGAGACCGCGAACGCGACCGCGACGAGAAAGACAGGGTTTCCCGCAGGGACAAGGACCGGCATAGGAGTGGCAGGGAGGGTGACAGGGACAGGgatggggagagagaaaaggatcGCGAGCGAGAACGGAGTAGtagagagaaggagaaggagaaagatagagatagagataggGAGAGGGAtaaggagaaggagagagagaaggagaaggagagggagaggagggagaaggagagggagaggagggagagggataaggagaaggagagagaggagaaggagaaggagaaggagaaggagaaggagagagagagggcgaggaGAAGCAGTTCGCGGAGGAGTCAGAGCCCCAGCCGGTCGCAGAGGAGCAGCAGCCGCTCGCGGAAGCATGATGGTGATTTCGATAGGGAAAGAGAGATCGAGTTTCGCGATAGCAG GAGATTTAAGGACAAGAAAGAGGCGGTGGAACCTGAAGCTGATCCAGAAAGGGACCAGAGAACTGTTTTTGCTTACCAG ATGCCTCTAAAAGCAAACGAGAGAGACGTGTATGAATTTTTCTCAAAAGCTGGCAAG GTAAGGGACGTCAGGTTGATAATGGACAGGAATTCAAGGCGTTCAAAAGGTGTTGG GTATATTGAATTTTATGATGCAATGTCAGTCCCAATGGCAATAGCGCTCTCTGGACAACTACTTCTTGGGCAACCTGTGATGGTTAAACCTTCGGAGGCTGAGAAGAATCTTGTTCAGTCTACCGCCACTGGTGCTGCAGGTACTGCCGGAGCATATGGAGCCACAGACAGGAAACTCTACGTGGGGAATTTACATTTTAATATGACAGAAAGTCATCTGAAAAGT ATTTTTGAGGCTTTTGGTCCTGTTGAGCTGGTGCAACTGCCCCTTGATCCAGAGACTGGACACTGCAAAGGCTTTGGGTTTGTTCAA TTTGCTCAGCTTGAACATGCTAAGGCTGCTCAAAGCGTAAATGGGAAGTTAGAAATTGCTGGCCGTTTTCTCAAG ATTTCTTCTGTAACCGATCATGTTGGAGCACAAGATACTACAGCAAAATCTGCAGATTTGGATGATGATGAGGGTGGATTG GCTTTGAATGCTCAGTCGCGAGCATTACTAATGCAGAAGCTGGATCGAACTGGAATTGCCACCAG TATTGCGGGTTCACTTGGAGTCCCTGCACTAAATGGAGCTCCAAATCAACAAGCCGGCAGCCTGCCTTTGAACAAGCAAGCTGCTGTTCCTATGCCTATGCTTCCTGCACAAGTTATTTCTGCAGCCACTGAAGCTGTTGGAAGCCCGACTGAGTGCTTGCTGCTGAAGAACTTGTTTGATCCAGCCACTGAG ACTGAACCTGATTTTGATTTGGACATAAAGGAGGACGTGGAAGAAGAATGTTCTAAATTTGGCCGGGTGAAGCATATCTACGTGGAAAA aAATAGTGCTGGTTGGGTGTATTTAAGGTTTGAAAATGTACCAGCTGCAATGAATGCTCAGCGTGCAATGCATCTGAGATGGTTCGCAGGGAGGTCAATATCGGCAATATTTATG CCACCCCATGAGTATGAAGCAAAGTTCAAGGGTGTAGCCTGA
- the LOC115744051 gene encoding protein LIKE COV 2-like isoform X1 translates to MADEKESTSVPLSSGVQRDIDEVGGGGGDPEDPVKARPPSPPNSSTRQACCYVLQSWISKKFMTGCVVLFPVAVTFFITWWFIEFVDGFFSPIYAQLGIDIFGLGFVTSLIFVFLVGVFVSSWLGSTIFWIGEWFIKRMPFIKHLYSASKQISAAISPDQNTTAFKEVAIIRHPRIGEYAFGFITSTVILQKDNEDEELCSVFVPTNHLYIGDIFLVNSKDIIRPNLSIREGIEIIVSGGMTMPQTISPQEKVIRKGEIVPLDRII, encoded by the exons ATGGCGGACGAGAAGGAGTCGACGTCAGTCCCACTGAGCAGTGGCGTCCAGCGCGACATCGACGAGgtcggcggaggaggaggagatcccGAGGACCCAGTCAAGGCCCGCCCGCCCTCTCCCCCCAATTCCTCCACTCGCCAG GCTTGCTGTTATGTGCTTCAGAGTTGGATCTCAAAGAAGTTTATGACTGGATG TGTTGTCCTGTTCCCCGTTGCAGTCACATTTTTTATCACATGGTGGTTTATTGAGTTTGTTGATGGTTTTTTCAGTCCCATCTATGCCCAGCTAGGGATAGACATATTTG GGCTGGGCTTTGTCACATCTCTGATTTTTGTATTCCTTGTTGGGGTTTTTGTTTCATCATGGCTGGGTTCCACTATCTTCTGGATTGGAGAGTGGTTTATCAAGCGAATGCCATTCATTAAGCATTTATACTCGGCCTCTAAGCAAATTAGTGCTGCAATTTCTCCTG ACCAAAACACAACAGCCTTTAAAGAGGTTGCAATCATCCGCCATCCACGTATTGGTGAATATGCATTTGGTTTCATCACATCAACAGTCATCCTTCAG AAAGACAATGAAGATGAGGAGTTGTGTAGTGTTTTTGTCCCGACAAACCATCTATATATAGGCGACATATTTCTTGTTAATTCCAAAGACATTATAAGACCGAATCTCTCAATCCGAGAAGGCATAG AGATCATTGTATCGGGGGGTATGACGATGCCGCAAACTATTTCGCCCCAGGAAAAAGTCATAAGAAAAGGTGAAATTGTACCTCTTGACAGAATCATATGA
- the LOC115744051 gene encoding protein LIKE COV 2-like isoform X2: MADEKESTSVPLSSGVQRDIDEVGGGGGDPEDPVKARPPSPPNSSTRQACCYVLQSWISKKFMTGCVVLFPVDGFFSPIYAQLGIDIFGLGFVTSLIFVFLVGVFVSSWLGSTIFWIGEWFIKRMPFIKHLYSASKQISAAISPDQNTTAFKEVAIIRHPRIGEYAFGFITSTVILQKDNEDEELCSVFVPTNHLYIGDIFLVNSKDIIRPNLSIREGIEIIVSGGMTMPQTISPQEKVIRKGEIVPLDRII, translated from the exons ATGGCGGACGAGAAGGAGTCGACGTCAGTCCCACTGAGCAGTGGCGTCCAGCGCGACATCGACGAGgtcggcggaggaggaggagatcccGAGGACCCAGTCAAGGCCCGCCCGCCCTCTCCCCCCAATTCCTCCACTCGCCAG GCTTGCTGTTATGTGCTTCAGAGTTGGATCTCAAAGAAGTTTATGACTGGATG TGTTGTCCTGTTCCC TGTTGATGGTTTTTTCAGTCCCATCTATGCCCAGCTAGGGATAGACATATTTG GGCTGGGCTTTGTCACATCTCTGATTTTTGTATTCCTTGTTGGGGTTTTTGTTTCATCATGGCTGGGTTCCACTATCTTCTGGATTGGAGAGTGGTTTATCAAGCGAATGCCATTCATTAAGCATTTATACTCGGCCTCTAAGCAAATTAGTGCTGCAATTTCTCCTG ACCAAAACACAACAGCCTTTAAAGAGGTTGCAATCATCCGCCATCCACGTATTGGTGAATATGCATTTGGTTTCATCACATCAACAGTCATCCTTCAG AAAGACAATGAAGATGAGGAGTTGTGTAGTGTTTTTGTCCCGACAAACCATCTATATATAGGCGACATATTTCTTGTTAATTCCAAAGACATTATAAGACCGAATCTCTCAATCCGAGAAGGCATAG AGATCATTGTATCGGGGGGTATGACGATGCCGCAAACTATTTCGCCCCAGGAAAAAGTCATAAGAAAAGGTGAAATTGTACCTCTTGACAGAATCATATGA